One genomic region from Vicia villosa cultivar HV-30 ecotype Madison, WI unplaced genomic scaffold, Vvil1.0 ctg.000790F_1_1, whole genome shotgun sequence encodes:
- the LOC131631203 gene encoding uncharacterized protein LOC131631203 yields MGEEIVSFIQDFYRGGKLPKAVTSSFLALVPKCENPLRLEEYRHICLINSLLKIISKVLVARLRKHEVRDKIDEMDGINGFHQHLVARGLRQGDLLSPIIAEELAAMMRQTVHRGLYSSFKLSNTLEYNLLQFANDTILFGDGSWSNLWAVKAISRGFEMISGLSINLDKSKLYGEHSPSHCLEASASFLGCNIDKVPFKFLGFRVGGNQRCVEFWKPVVKSLEAKLSTWKGRMLSIRGRVKLINSVLSNMLENTNVDEWWESLLAYEEEVKGRLGSKRGVAIWLTIYWCIWKHRNAIIFNGDVLDMEHVYYSILSSFDELEEQMLKEQKLQGLNTYDYNVAMRELEQEQEQQLGVRGQQSPQMSTISSFTGLSSVSSFNALHRGAWCTPPRMILED; encoded by the exons ATGGGAGAGGAGATAGTGAGCTTCATACAAGATTTCTATAGAGGAGGTAAACTTCCTAAAGCTGTTACTTCATCCTTTCTAGCCTTAGTACCTAAGTGTGAAAATCCTTTAAGACTTGAAGAATATAGACATATATGCTTGATTAATAGTCTGCTTAAGATAATCTCTAAGGTTCTCGTGGCAAGATTGAGAAAG CATGAGGTTCGGGACAAGATAGATGAGATGGATGGAATCAATGGTTTTCACCAGCACCTTGTAGCCAGAGGTCTACGACAGGGTGACCTATTGTCCCCAATTATTGCAGAAGAATTGGCTGCCATGATGAGGCAGACTGTACATAGAGGACTGTACAGTAGCTTCAAGCTTTCAAATACATTGGAATATAACCTTTTACAATTTGCAAATGACACAATATTATTTGGGGATGGCTCTTGGTCAAATTTATGGGCAGTCAAAGCAATATCGAGGGGATTTGAAATGATTTCTGGACTGAGTATCAACTTGGATAAAAGCAAGCTTTATGGAGAACACAGTCCCTCACATTGTTTAGAAGCAAGTGCCAGTTTCTTAGGATGTAATATTGATAAAGTTCCATTTAAGTTTTTGGGATTTCGAGTAGGTGGGAACCAAAGATGTGTTGAGTTTTGGAAACCGGTTGTCAAATCATTAGAAGCAAAACTATCCACTTGGAAAGGTAGAATGTTATCCATACGAGGAAGAGTAAAATTGATTAACAGTGTCTTATCTAATATGCTAGAG AATACAAATGTCGACGAATGGTGGGAGAGTTTGCTTGCTTATGAGGAAGAAGTCAAAGGAAGGTTGGGAAGTAAGAGAGGTGTAGCAATTTGGCTTACAATTTATTGGTGCATATGGAAACATAGGAATGCCATAATATTCAATGGGGATGTGTTGGATATGGAACATGTATATTACTCAATATTAAG CTCTTTCGATGAACTTGAAGAACAAATGCTTAAAGAGCAGAAATTGCAG GGACTCAACACATATGATTACAATGTAGCTATGAGGGAGCTGGAGCAAGAGCAGGAACAACAACTAGGAGTTAGAGGCCAGCAAAGTCCCCAAATGTCAACCATTAGCTCATTTACTGGGTTGAGCAGTGTAAGCTCCTTCAATGCTTTACATCGTGGTGCATGGTGTACACCTCCACGCATGATCCTTGAGGATTAG
- the LOC131631204 gene encoding uncharacterized protein LOC131631204, which translates to MIIGTFSVRGCANLTKQKRISQIVRRRSPDVVFLQETKIGKMTENIVNRIWGAEYCEWSAKEADGRAGGIITIWKKDAFVPVFSFHGKGFLGIKGSVKGMIVYYVNIYSQCSLADKRKLWQDLIKWKSKLEVREWVVRGDFNSIKNRKERRGVENTNRDSEMKEFKGFIESLEVIDVQVVGNMFSWIKPNGNARSRLDRILLSEWHICRWDIVAQEVGKRDVSDHKLVWTKTSRTNCWFDHKDFIPFVHKEWSSFVVKGSKEFVIKEKMNKLRERLRWWNLNVFGKVDLKIENDVEALNIIEERMVQMNVTLTEDEIVERRRIQDSFWNKLHTKESILRQKSGLKWMIKGDNNSRYFHTTMKTKIRRNAIIEIVIPQNLPTTFLCSNSFE; encoded by the coding sequence ATGATAATTGGAACCTTCAGTGTTCGTGGGTGTGCCAATTTGACGAAACAGAAACGTATTAGTCAAATTGTAAGGAGAAGAAGTCCAGATGTTGTGTTTTTGCAAGAAACTAAAATAGGGAAGATGACGGAAAATATAGTTAATAGAATTTGGGGTGCAGAATATTGTGAGTGGTCTGCAAAGGAGGCAGACGGAAGAGCTGGAGGAATTATAACAATTTGGAAGAAGGATGCCTTTGTTCCGGTCTTTAGTTTTCATGGTAAAGGCTTCTTGGGGATCAAAGGGTCTGTGAAAGGTATGATTGTTTACTACGTCAATATCTACTCGCAATGTAGCTTAGCAGACAAAAGGAAATTATGGCAAGACTTaataaaatggaaaagtaaattgGAAGTAAGAGAATGGGTGGTTAGAGGTGAttttaattcaataaagaatagaAAGGAAAGGAGAGGTGTGGAGAATACAAACAGAGATTCTGAGATGAAGGAATTTAAGGGCTTCATTGAAAGTTTAGAGGTAATAGATGTTCAAGTGGTGGGAAATATGTTTTCCTGGATTAAACCAAATGGGAATGCAAGAAGTAGATTGGACCGTATATTGCTATCTGAATGGCATATATGCAGATGGGATATTGTTGCGCAAGAGGTGGGAAAGAGAGATGTATCAGACCATAAACTGGTGTGGACAAAAACGAGTAGAACGAATTGTTGGTTTGATCACAAAGATTTTATTCCTTTTGTTCATAAGGAATGGAGTTCTTTTGTTGTAAAGGGAAGCAAGGAATTTGTTATCAAGGAAAAGATGAATAAGCTAAGAGAAAGGCTGCGGTGGTGGAATCTTAATGTATTTGGCAAAGTTGATCTGAAGATTGAAAATGATGTCGAGGCACTCAATATCATAGAAGAGAGAATGGTGCAGATGAATGTGACACTAACAGAGGACGAGATAGTTGAGAGGAGGCGGATCCAGGATTCTTTTTGGAACAAACTTCATACTAAAGAAAGTATTCTTAGGCAGAAATCAGGGCTTAAGTGGATGATAAAAGGGGACAATAACTCAAGATACTTCCATACTACCATGAAGACAAAAATAAGAAGGAATGCTATTATtgagattgtcataccccaaaatttgcccaccacatttttatGCTCAAACTCATTTGAATAG